The following proteins are encoded in a genomic region of Amia ocellicauda isolate fAmiCal2 chromosome 6, fAmiCal2.hap1, whole genome shotgun sequence:
- the tceanc gene encoding transcription elongation factor A N-terminal and central domain-containing protein, with product MDTREITDGAHHIEKLLRENKYPDMISLLEDIDKWSVTVEQLQETDITKVLYRVLKTCPVIELKRQVKLLLSKWKKLYVGFCSQTSAHPARSDSKETVCPSCFKADTKETGAIYFAQCEKIRPDYSSNGGESRCEQESLSLRTVGGKDAAMGDLSVVGCEGNATLVSTEPGIVESSRTAETSEVNLEKAQISVVPVRPKCTELLFQALQPEGAEGTESSAKCQEVAQAIEESIFVLHGKMDKKYRSCIRSKVANLRNPKTPHLRQNLLCGRMSAKAFAEMSAMEMASDELKRLREVYRHSAISEHQLPQRVEGTKTDKIRCRRCEKFDCTVTVIARGTLFLPSWVRNGNPDEQMMTFVICNACGEKWYNSGWVCL from the coding sequence ATGGACACACGGGAGATCACTGATGGCGCTCATCACATAGAAAAACTTCTCAGAGAAAATAAGTATCCAGATATGATATCCCTGCTGGAGGACATAGACAAGTGGTCAGTTACAGTAGAGCAGCTTCAGGAAACAGATATCACTAAAGTGCTCTACAGGGTCCTGAAAACCTGCCCTGTGATTGAGTTGAAAAGGCAAGTGAAGCTTTTACTGTCAAAATGGAAGAAATTGTATGTTGGGTTTTGCTCTCAGACCTCGGCTCACCCTGCAAGAAGCGACAGCAAGGAGACGGTTTGTCCATCCTGTTTTAAGGCAGACACGAAGGAGACCGGCGCCATTTACTTTGCACAGTGTGAGAAGATCCGACCAGATTATAGCTCTAATGGTGGAGAAAGCAGATGTGAGCAGGAGAGTTTGTCTCTTCGTACAGTCGGTGGAAAGGACGCAGCCATGGGGGATCTTTCAGTTGTGGGTTGTGAGGGAAATGCCACACTGGTTAGCACTGAACCTGGCATAGTGGAGAGCTCCAGGACTGCAGAGACTTCTGAGGTGAACCTCGAGAAAGCCCAGATTAGTGTCGTCCCTGTGAGACCCAAATGCACCGAGCTGCTCTTTCAAGCTCTCCAGCCTGAAGGCGCTGAAGGGACAGAGTCCTCTGCGAAGTGTCAGGAAGTGGCCCAGGCTATCGAAGAGAGCATCTTTGTCCTGCACGGCAAGATGGACAAGAAATACAGATCTTGCATCAGGAGTAAAGTGGCTAATTTAAGGAACCCCAAGACTCCTCACCTGCGCCAAAACCTGCTGTGTGGCCGGATGAGTGCAAAGGCCTTTGCCGAGATGTCTGCGATGGAAATGGCAAGCGATGAGCTAAAGAGACTAAGGGAAGTGTACAGGCACTCGGCCATTAGTGAACATCAACTTCCGCAAAGGGTGGAAGGGACGAAGACTGATAAGATCCGGTGTAGGCGCTGTGAGAAGTTCGACTGCACTGTGACGGTCATCGCCAGAGGAACGCTTTTCCTTCCCAGCTGGGTACGGAATGGAAACCCAGATGAACAGATGATGACTTTTgtgatttgtaatgcatgtggagagaagtggtacaacagtggATGGGTTTGTCTGTAA